CGAAAACAATGGCTGAGAGTATGACTATAAAGAGCACTGCAAGTATTAGTTGTGCTTTTAAAATAGGCATAGTGTGGTTTGAAAAGGTATCCGCACCTATGGCAACGGTTGCAAGCCAGCCATCATCGTTGATAGGTAAAATTTTAGCCGTTACATCTTGGTTTTTAGAGTTTTTATATGAGATCAGACCATTTTCATCAAATTCTTTATTGGCATATTTTTCTGAGACAACCTTTGTAGCTGGCAAGATAGTGCCAACTTCTGAAGCTACGTCAGAAAAGAGCATAGTGCCATCTTTTCTCATCACATAAGCATATCCGCCATCGCCAGTGTTGCCTATTTCGATGATCTTGTCGCTAACTTTCTTTACATCTACGTCTATACCAGCAACGCCAACAAATTTACCATTTTTAGTGACTGGAGCTGTGAAAGTTACAACAAGATCATTTGTAGAAGTGATCCTTGGCTCGGTATAAATTTCTTTATTTTTCTCTTTTGTGCTCTTATACCAGCCTCTAGTTCTTGGGTCGTAGTTATCAGCTACGGTTGTTCTTTTACCATCTGACTGAAAGAAGTGTCCGTCCTCATCGCCGTAATAGACATATTTCACCGCAGAGTTTGCGACCTTTTTTTCTAATAAGACAAAATTCATTATCTCATCGCCACTTTGAGTGCCTTCAACTGCTGATGAAATTTTCTTGACGTACTCTAAATTTTCATCAAAAAAAGTGTTTGCAACACTTTTTATATCTTTGAGGACCTGATCCTCTTTGCCACTGACAAGCTCAACGATCTTGTCCTTTGAAGTAAAATAACTAACCGCCGAGATAGCGCAAAACGAGATGATGAGTAAGATCATCAAGGCGAGTGCTATCTTATTTGTGATAGAACGAAACACCTCTGCTCCTTTAAATTTTGTTTGAAATTTATTTGTAAAACAAAATCGGAGCAAAAGTATAAATGTTTATAGTGTTCTCATAAATTCGGTGCTATAAATTCCTTCGATGCGTCTTTTCATATCATCATGCCAGCCATTTGTAAGAGTAGTGAGGGCGTTAAATTTCTCTAGTAAATTTAAATTTTCACTTGGCGCGTAAAATAGCCTATTTATCTCTAAAATGCTCATATGAACTGGGTCACTTTCTACAACCTCTATCATGTCACCTGCTTTGCATGAGCCTGGCGTAAGAACGCGGTAGTACCAGCCAGTAAGGCCTGTTTCAAAGATGTGAGTAGCCATATTTTCGTTGCCCCATCTTTTTGAGAGCTTAAAGCATGGCTTTCTAGGCTGCGAGACTTGAAGCACAAGCGAGCCCACCTTGTGGATATCGCCCACGCAGACGCAGCTCTCATCAAGCCCATCAACGCATAAATTTTCCCCCATCGCCCCATAAGCCATGTTTTTTAATCCTAAAAATTTCTCCCACTCGGCGTAGTTTGCAAATGAATTTGCAAATACAGCTTTCTCAGGGCCGCCATGGTGCTTCGTATCAGCGACGCTATCGCCCTCAAAGCCAAGCTCATTTGCGAAAATTTCGCCAT
This genomic stretch from Campylobacter concisus harbors:
- a CDS encoding MOSC domain-containing protein; protein product: MATLKALLIGDVKNYGSQNATDKLNLPWSSAIFKVAQNGEIFANELGFEGDSVADTKHHGGPEKAVFANSFANYAEWEKFLGLKNMAYGAMGENLCVDGLDESCVCVGDIHKVGSLVLQVSQPRKPCFKLSKRWGNENMATHIFETGLTGWYYRVLTPGSCKAGDMIEVVESDPVHMSILEINRLFYAPSENLNLLEKFNALTTLTNGWHDDMKRRIEGIYSTEFMRTL